A window of Clostridium botulinum BKT015925 contains these coding sequences:
- a CDS encoding calcium-translocating P-type ATPase, SERCA-type has protein sequence MDNEKFLKKGLTSDEAKKRMKEYGPNVLEKKKRISPVKIFLEQFNDFIIWVLIAATILSAIMGEKADAITIVIIVIMNAILGFIQEYKTEKSLEALQNLAAPTSKVLRDQEVKVISAEELVPGDIVILESGDRVPADSILIEGNSLVVDESLLTGESVGVDKNCDSKNSNVYMGTVVLKGKGRVLVENTGMKTEMGKIADMLDNIETEKSPLKKKLASLGKVMVVVCIVICIVVTVMGIMRGQDKYQMFLLGVSLAVAAIPEGMPAIVTVALALGVSRMLKRNALIRKLPAVETLGCTSIICSDKTGTLTQNNMTVEKVYFNDKIYDLHDNKDLNFDILKKTFVYCNDCGYDFNQKDYEKMLLGDPTETALVKALFKKASDLKEFLKKSQRLYDIPFDSTRKMMSVIMDERGKKKCYVKGAPERVIDRCKYILVNNEILEFTDEYRRRVNKKVEEMSYNALRCIAAAYKDKNVVKGKELEEELIFVGIAGMKDPPRPEAKEAVLKCKMAGIKPVMITGDHKNTAYAIAKELRICKKEDEVITGEELDKLSEKELIKKVNHISVFARVSPKHKLSIVRAFKKRNNIVAMTGDGVNDAPAVKEADIGVSMGISGTDVTKEASSMILLDDNFTTIVSAVEEGRIIYDNIRKFIRYLLSCNLGEVLTMFLSSLFYLETPLLPIQILFINLATDGLPAIALGVDPADKDIMIRKPRDKNESVFARGLKEKIILRGSLIGVCTIFAFLSGKYYGMDLKTCRTLALCTLIMSQLIHVFECRSENHSIFEIKLFTNMYLVGAVTVSICMLLSIIYTPFLQGIFHTVPLHLGQWAIIIFFSGFISFINSLYLFFRRR, from the coding sequence ATGGATAACGAGAAGTTTTTAAAAAAAGGGCTTACTAGTGATGAAGCTAAAAAAAGAATGAAAGAATATGGACCTAATGTGCTAGAGAAAAAGAAAAGAATATCACCTGTGAAAATTTTTCTAGAACAGTTTAATGATTTTATTATTTGGGTTTTAATAGCTGCTACAATTTTATCAGCTATTATGGGAGAAAAAGCAGATGCCATAACTATAGTTATTATAGTTATTATGAATGCTATATTAGGATTTATACAAGAATATAAAACAGAGAAATCACTAGAAGCACTTCAAAATTTAGCAGCGCCTACATCAAAGGTACTAAGAGATCAAGAAGTAAAGGTAATAAGTGCAGAGGAACTAGTTCCAGGAGATATAGTCATTTTAGAAAGTGGAGACAGAGTTCCAGCAGATTCTATACTTATAGAGGGAAATAGCTTAGTTGTAGATGAATCTTTACTAACGGGTGAATCTGTTGGTGTAGATAAAAATTGTGATAGTAAAAATAGTAATGTTTATATGGGGACTGTAGTACTTAAAGGTAAAGGTAGAGTACTGGTTGAAAATACTGGTATGAAAACTGAAATGGGTAAAATTGCGGACATGCTAGATAATATAGAAACTGAAAAATCACCTTTAAAAAAGAAACTTGCATCTCTTGGAAAAGTCATGGTTGTAGTTTGCATTGTTATATGTATTGTAGTAACTGTCATGGGAATTATGAGGGGACAAGATAAGTATCAGATGTTTTTACTTGGTGTTAGTTTAGCTGTTGCAGCAATTCCAGAAGGAATGCCCGCTATAGTTACTGTTGCATTGGCACTTGGAGTTTCTAGAATGCTTAAAAGAAATGCTCTTATAAGAAAACTTCCAGCAGTTGAGACACTAGGTTGTACATCTATTATATGTAGTGATAAAACAGGTACCCTTACTCAAAACAATATGACAGTTGAAAAGGTGTATTTTAACGATAAAATATATGATTTACATGACAATAAAGATTTAAATTTTGATATTTTGAAAAAGACTTTTGTATATTGTAATGATTGTGGATATGATTTTAATCAAAAGGATTATGAAAAAATGTTACTTGGAGATCCAACTGAAACAGCACTTGTAAAAGCATTATTTAAAAAAGCATCAGATTTAAAGGAGTTTTTGAAAAAGTCACAAAGATTATATGATATACCTTTTGATTCTACTAGAAAAATGATGTCAGTTATAATGGATGAGAGAGGAAAGAAAAAATGCTATGTTAAAGGAGCACCAGAACGAGTAATTGATAGATGTAAGTATATTTTGGTAAATAATGAAATATTAGAATTTACAGATGAATATAGAAGAAGAGTCAATAAGAAAGTTGAGGAAATGTCATATAATGCTTTAAGGTGTATTGCAGCAGCATATAAAGATAAAAATGTAGTGAAAGGTAAAGAACTAGAAGAAGAGTTAATATTTGTTGGTATTGCGGGGATGAAAGATCCTCCAAGACCTGAAGCTAAAGAAGCTGTATTAAAATGCAAGATGGCAGGAATAAAGCCAGTTATGATAACAGGAGATCATAAAAATACAGCTTATGCAATAGCAAAAGAACTTAGAATATGCAAAAAGGAAGATGAAGTTATAACAGGTGAGGAATTAGATAAGTTATCAGAAAAAGAATTAATAAAAAAAGTTAATCACATATCAGTATTTGCAAGAGTAAGTCCTAAACATAAATTGAGTATTGTAAGAGCTTTTAAGAAACGAAATAATATAGTAGCAATGACTGGAGATGGAGTTAATGATGCACCAGCAGTAAAAGAAGCAGATATTGGGGTATCTATGGGTATATCGGGAACAGATGTTACAAAAGAAGCATCTTCTATGATACTTTTAGATGATAATTTTACAACTATTGTATCGGCTGTTGAGGAAGGAAGAATAATATATGACAATATAAGAAAATTTATAAGATATTTATTATCATGTAATTTAGGAGAAGTACTTACAATGTTTTTATCTTCATTATTTTATTTAGAAACTCCACTATTGCCTATACAAATTTTATTTATAAACTTAGCAACAGATGGGCTTCCTGCTATAGCATTGGGAGTAGATCCAGCTGATAAAGATATAATGATTAGAAAACCAAGAGATAAAAATGAAAGTGTATTTGCAAGAGGGCTTAAGGAAAAAATAATACTTAGAGGAAGTTTAATTGGTGTGTGCACAATATTTGCTTTCTTATCTGGAAAATATTATGGAATGGATTTAAAAACTTGTAGGACTCTTGCTTTATGTACATTGATAATGTCTCAATTGATTCATGTATTTGAATGTAGATCTGAAAATCATTCTATTTTTGAGATTAAGTTGTTTACAAATATGTATTTAGTAGGTGCTGTAACAGTGTCTATTTGTATGCTTTTGAGCATAATATATACTCCATTTTTACAAGGAATATTCCATACAGTTCCATTACATTTAGGACAATGGGCTATAATAATATTCTTTTCAGGATTTATTTCATTTATAAATAGCCTTTACTTATTCTTTAGGAGAAGATAA
- a CDS encoding AAA family ATPase — MELSSHDVIYEFDFDDIKPKEEKFNIAEYKRDVYKKIKTALEIDKEGYNIFLIDDFSKMKLKNIKEYIKEIYKARNKPKDICYVIKEDAERPYPLYISGGKGYLLKETVRSLQKKYLNSIYNFYNGVAIKEKEEILDDIQSKRNKLVTELMDSAADKGFKIKSNDNGFTFVPIKEDEIMTEVEYEELNDDDKKDILSKVTDLKLQSTEILDKLKDIEIKGIDKIKFIMIDYFKDELGEIKEKYKNEFSDDLEAINFLNEMCEEIEKDSIENYSMIYEDDEEKILEIIMRYDVNIIVDNTTNDIPEVIYEDDPNVIKLLGSIDYKNQNGTYVTDVSFIKGGSLLRANEGCIIMKASNLLTNPTAYYNLKKVISSGEVDFNYNKGYVDLISISGLDPKPIKVNVKVVLIGDYETYDILYNYDKDFSKLFKIKAQHNPIISIKADEKQAFIHDLNKVCSNNKLRSLNKSAIVELAKFASRKAEDKNKLFVNNEDISEILVLSNNNAQKEDRDEIIADDILKCINTEDIIEEEVMEYYKDNTILLDVAGRKVGQINGLSVIDFGYFRLGKPIRITCSCYKGDGEIIDVEKQSELSGNIHNKAVNILKGCISSILGKYAKIPVDFHLSFEQIYSKIDGDSASVAEFISMISSLSNMPIRQNIAVTGSLNQFGEVQPIGGVNEKIEGFYKVCETMDSIKNKGVLIPVSNKNNLVLNNEVEKAIDNGNFHIYVMKNIKDAIEILIGDYNEVMSSVKREIRKYNRKA, encoded by the coding sequence ATGGAGCTATCGTCCCATGATGTCATATATGAGTTTGATTTCGATGATATAAAGCCAAAAGAGGAGAAATTTAATATAGCGGAATACAAAAGAGATGTATATAAAAAAATAAAAACAGCTCTAGAAATAGATAAAGAAGGATACAATATTTTTTTAATAGATGATTTTTCTAAGATGAAACTAAAAAATATAAAAGAATATATAAAGGAAATTTATAAAGCGAGAAATAAACCTAAGGATATATGCTATGTGATAAAAGAAGATGCTGAAAGACCATATCCATTATATATTTCTGGAGGAAAAGGATACTTATTAAAAGAGACAGTTAGAAGTCTTCAAAAAAAGTATTTAAATAGCATATATAATTTTTACAATGGTGTGGCTATAAAAGAAAAAGAAGAAATATTAGATGACATTCAAAGTAAAAGAAACAAACTTGTAACTGAACTTATGGATAGTGCTGCAGATAAAGGATTTAAAATAAAATCTAATGATAATGGATTTACTTTTGTACCTATAAAAGAAGATGAAATAATGACAGAAGTAGAATATGAAGAACTTAATGATGATGATAAAAAAGATATACTTAGTAAAGTAACAGATTTAAAGTTACAGTCAACAGAAATTTTAGATAAACTAAAAGATATAGAAATCAAAGGTATAGATAAAATAAAATTTATAATGATTGATTATTTTAAAGATGAACTAGGTGAAATAAAAGAAAAATATAAGAACGAATTTTCAGATGATTTAGAAGCTATTAATTTCCTAAATGAAATGTGTGAAGAAATCGAAAAGGACTCTATTGAAAATTATTCTATGATATATGAAGATGACGAGGAAAAGATATTAGAGATTATAATGAGATATGATGTTAATATTATAGTAGATAATACTACAAATGATATTCCGGAAGTTATATATGAAGATGATCCTAATGTAATAAAGTTACTTGGAAGTATAGATTATAAAAATCAAAATGGAACTTATGTAACGGACGTTTCTTTTATAAAAGGAGGTTCTCTTCTAAGAGCAAATGAAGGTTGTATAATTATGAAGGCAAGTAATCTTTTAACTAACCCAACAGCATACTATAATTTAAAAAAGGTAATTTCCAGTGGAGAAGTAGATTTTAATTATAATAAAGGATATGTAGATTTAATATCAATAAGTGGATTAGATCCAAAACCTATAAAAGTTAATGTTAAAGTTGTTTTAATAGGAGATTATGAAACTTACGATATATTATATAATTATGATAAAGACTTTAGTAAACTTTTCAAAATAAAAGCTCAACACAATCCTATAATTTCAATAAAAGCAGATGAAAAACAAGCATTTATTCATGATTTGAATAAGGTTTGTAGTAATAATAAATTAAGATCACTTAATAAGAGTGCTATAGTAGAACTTGCTAAATTTGCCTCAAGAAAGGCTGAGGATAAAAACAAGTTATTTGTAAATAATGAAGATATAAGTGAAATATTAGTTCTTTCAAATAATAATGCTCAAAAAGAAGATAGAGATGAAATAATTGCTGATGATATTTTAAAATGTATTAATACCGAAGATATTATTGAAGAAGAAGTTATGGAATATTATAAGGATAATACAATTTTATTAGATGTTGCTGGAAGAAAAGTCGGACAGATTAATGGCCTTTCTGTAATTGATTTCGGATATTTTAGATTAGGCAAACCTATAAGAATAACTTGCTCTTGTTATAAGGGTGATGGAGAAATAATAGATGTAGAAAAGCAAAGTGAATTAAGTGGTAATATTCATAATAAAGCGGTCAATATATTAAAAGGATGTATAAGTTCTATTTTGGGAAAATATGCAAAAATTCCGGTGGATTTTCATTTAAGCTTTGAGCAAATATATAGTAAAATTGATGGGGATAGTGCATCTGTTGCGGAATTTATTAGTATGATTTCATCACTTAGTAATATGCCTATAAGACAAAACATTGCAGTTACGGGATCACTAAATCAATTTGGAGAAGTTCAGCCTATTGGTGGAGTTAATGAAAAAATAGAAGGATTTTATAAAGTTTGTGAAACTATGGATAGTATTAAAAACAAAGGAGTTTTAATTCCAGTTTCTAATAAGAATAATTTAGTCTTAAATAATGAGGTGGAGAAAGCTATTGATAATGGAAATTTCCATATATATGTTATGAAAAATATAAAGGACGCTATAGAAATATTAATAGGAGATTATAATGAAGTTATGAGTAGTGTAAAAAGAGAAATAAGAAAATACAATAGAAAAGCATAA
- the ychF gene encoding redox-regulated ATPase YchF, whose product MKLGIVGLPNVGKSTLFNAITKAGAESANYPFCTIEPNVGVVAVPDKRLDVLEKMYETKKKIYATVEFYDIAGLVKGASKGEGLGNKFLSHIREVEAIVHVVRCFQDDNIVHVEGSIDPIRDIETINLELILADLEVIERRYEKTVRSARSGVKEAKAELPVLEKVKAHLEANKPVRSLELTKDEQEIVKGFFLITSKPILYVSNICEDDLVSGNTENDFVKKVKQYAKEEDSEVITVCAKIEEELSTLEDEERDELLSEYGLKEPGLNRLIRSSYSLLGLMSFLTAGKIEVRAWTIVKGTKAPKAAGKIHTDIERGFIRAEIVSYDALVECGSEAAAKEKGLFRLEGKDYVMQDGDIVNFRFNV is encoded by the coding sequence ATGAAACTAGGAATCGTAGGTTTACCAAACGTTGGAAAAAGCACTCTTTTCAACGCTATTACTAAGGCTGGTGCTGAATCTGCTAACTACCCATTCTGTACTATAGAACCAAATGTAGGAGTAGTAGCTGTTCCAGATAAAAGACTTGATGTTCTTGAAAAAATGTATGAAACAAAAAAGAAAATATATGCAACTGTAGAATTCTATGATATTGCAGGCCTTGTTAAAGGTGCTAGTAAAGGAGAAGGTCTTGGAAATAAATTCTTATCTCATATAAGAGAAGTTGAAGCAATAGTTCATGTTGTTAGATGTTTCCAAGATGATAACATAGTACACGTTGAAGGTTCAATTGATCCTATTCGTGATATTGAAACAATTAATCTTGAACTTATCTTAGCTGACCTTGAAGTTATAGAAAGAAGATATGAAAAAACAGTTAGATCAGCTCGTAGCGGAGTTAAAGAAGCTAAAGCTGAGCTTCCTGTATTAGAAAAAGTTAAAGCTCATCTTGAAGCTAACAAACCAGTTAGAAGTCTTGAACTTACAAAAGACGAACAAGAAATAGTTAAAGGCTTTTTCTTAATTACATCAAAACCTATATTATATGTATCAAATATATGTGAAGATGATCTTGTATCTGGAAATACTGAAAATGACTTCGTTAAAAAAGTTAAACAGTATGCTAAAGAAGAAGATTCAGAAGTTATAACTGTATGTGCTAAAATTGAAGAAGAATTATCTACTCTTGAAGATGAAGAAAGAGATGAATTATTATCTGAATATGGACTTAAAGAACCAGGACTTAATAGACTTATCCGTTCTAGTTATTCCCTTTTAGGTTTAATGAGTTTCTTAACAGCTGGTAAAATAGAAGTAAGAGCTTGGACTATTGTAAAAGGAACTAAAGCTCCAAAAGCTGCTGGTAAAATTCATACAGATATAGAAAGAGGATTTATAAGAGCTGAAATTGTATCTTATGATGCTCTTGTAGAATGTGGCTCTGAGGCTGCTGCTAAAGAAAAAGGATTATTCAGACTTGAAGGAAAAGACTATGTAATGCAAGATGGCGATATAGTTAACTTCAGATTTAACGTTTAA